The following are encoded in a window of Bradyrhizobium guangdongense genomic DNA:
- the rnr gene encoding ribonuclease R, giving the protein MKRKNDRGFPERQAIVAFIKAHPGKVGTRDIAREFGLKNADRIELKRMLRELADDGTIKKKRHTVSEPDSLPPTLVADITGRDRDGELIASPTEWDEVESGEPPKILIEMPRRPKPGTAAGVGDRALLRVERTDETEGPAYRGRVIKVFDKAKSRILGVFRELPEGGGRLVPVDKKMADRELNIAAADTKGAQDGDLVSVDIVRTRSFGLASGRVKEKLGSVKSEKAISLIAIYAHDIPLQFSSAAEREAEAAEPANLKGREDWRDVPLVTIDPPDAKDHDDAVHAQTDPDPNNKGGFIVDVAIADVSFYVRPGTALDRDALDRGNSVYFPDRVVPMLPERISNNLCSLVPGEPRGALAVRMIIAPDGRKRSHSFHRILMRSAAKLNYAQAQAAIDGRPDDTTGPLLDPILKPLYAAYACVKRARDERDPLNLDLPERKILLKSDGTVDRVVVPERLDAHKLIEEFMILANVAAAEMLEKKSLPLIYRVHDEPTLEKVHALSEFLETLDVPFAKSGALRPTLFNRVLAQLEGHDYYPLVSEVVLRAQAQAEYSSENYGHFGLNLRRYAHFTSPIRRYADLVVHRALVRALGLGEGALPDSETPETLGEVAAHISLTERRAMKAERETVDRLIAHHLADRIGASFQGRVSGVTRAGLFVKLSETGADGLIPIRSLGTEYFNYDESRHALIGTRSGTMYQLGDVVDIRLIEAAPVAGALRFELLSSSSETSPRERRRPGGQRRPSFKAHPGRSPDKKRKPPKPKSGKARGKGKNKGSSNRASK; this is encoded by the coding sequence GTGAAACGCAAGAATGACCGTGGCTTTCCCGAGAGGCAGGCCATCGTCGCCTTCATCAAGGCACATCCAGGAAAGGTCGGAACCCGCGACATCGCGCGCGAGTTCGGCCTGAAGAACGCCGATCGCATCGAGCTCAAGCGCATGCTGCGCGAGCTTGCCGATGACGGCACCATCAAGAAAAAGCGCCACACCGTCTCCGAGCCGGACAGCCTGCCGCCGACGCTGGTCGCCGACATCACCGGCCGTGACCGCGACGGCGAGCTGATCGCCTCCCCTACCGAATGGGACGAGGTCGAGAGCGGCGAACCGCCAAAGATTCTCATCGAGATGCCGCGCCGGCCCAAGCCCGGCACCGCCGCAGGCGTAGGCGATCGCGCGCTGCTGCGGGTCGAACGCACGGACGAGACCGAGGGACCGGCCTATCGCGGCCGCGTCATCAAGGTGTTCGACAAGGCCAAGAGCCGCATCCTCGGCGTGTTCCGCGAGCTCCCCGAAGGCGGCGGACGGCTCGTGCCCGTCGACAAGAAGATGGCGGACCGCGAGCTGAACATCGCCGCGGCCGACACCAAGGGCGCGCAGGACGGCGATCTCGTCAGCGTCGATATCGTTCGCACCCGCAGCTTTGGCCTCGCCTCCGGCCGGGTGAAAGAAAAGCTGGGCTCGGTCAAGAGCGAGAAGGCGATCAGCCTGATCGCGATCTATGCCCACGACATTCCGCTGCAATTTTCCTCCGCCGCCGAGCGCGAGGCGGAAGCGGCCGAGCCCGCCAATCTGAAGGGACGCGAGGACTGGCGCGACGTTCCGCTCGTCACGATCGATCCGCCCGACGCCAAGGATCACGACGACGCGGTGCATGCGCAGACAGACCCCGATCCGAACAACAAGGGCGGCTTCATCGTCGATGTCGCCATTGCCGATGTGAGTTTTTACGTGCGGCCGGGCACCGCGCTCGACCGCGATGCGCTCGACCGCGGCAATTCGGTCTATTTCCCCGACCGCGTCGTGCCGATGCTGCCCGAGCGCATCTCCAACAATCTCTGCTCGCTGGTACCGGGCGAGCCGCGCGGCGCACTCGCCGTGCGGATGATCATTGCGCCTGACGGGCGCAAGCGCTCGCACAGCTTTCATCGCATCCTGATGCGTTCAGCCGCCAAGCTGAATTACGCGCAGGCACAAGCCGCGATCGACGGCAGGCCTGATGACACCACCGGCCCCCTGCTCGATCCGATCCTGAAACCGCTTTACGCCGCCTACGCCTGCGTCAAGCGTGCACGCGACGAGCGCGATCCACTCAATCTCGATCTGCCCGAACGCAAGATTCTCCTCAAGAGCGACGGCACGGTCGACCGCGTGGTCGTCCCTGAACGGCTCGACGCGCACAAGCTGATCGAGGAGTTCATGATCCTCGCCAACGTCGCCGCGGCCGAGATGCTGGAGAAGAAATCGCTCCCGCTGATCTACCGCGTGCATGACGAGCCGACGCTGGAGAAAGTCCACGCGCTCTCCGAATTCCTGGAGACGCTCGACGTTCCCTTTGCCAAATCAGGTGCGCTGCGTCCCACGCTGTTCAACCGCGTGCTGGCCCAGCTCGAAGGCCATGATTATTACCCGCTGGTGAGCGAGGTCGTGCTGCGCGCGCAGGCGCAGGCCGAATACTCCTCCGAGAATTACGGGCATTTCGGCCTGAACCTTCGCCGCTACGCGCATTTCACCTCGCCGATCCGCCGCTATGCCGACCTCGTCGTGCACCGCGCGCTTGTCCGCGCCCTCGGCCTTGGCGAAGGCGCGCTGCCCGACAGCGAGACGCCTGAAACGCTCGGCGAAGTGGCCGCGCACATTTCGCTGACCGAGCGTCGCGCGATGAAGGCGGAGCGCGAGACCGTCGACCGCCTGATCGCCCATCACCTCGCCGACCGCATCGGCGCGAGCTTCCAGGGCCGTGTCTCCGGCGTCACCCGCGCAGGGCTGTTCGTCAAGCTGAGCGAGACCGGCGCCGACGGGCTGATCCCGATCCGGTCCCTCGGCACGGAATATTTCAACTATGACGAGAGCCGCCACGCGCTGATCGGCACGCGCAGCGGCACCATGTACCAGCTGGGCGACGTCGTCGACATCAGGCTGATCGAAGCTGCTCCCGTCGCCGGCGCGCTGCGTTTCGAGCTGCTGTCATCCTCCAGCGAGACCAGCCCGCGCGAGCGCAGGCGTCCCGGCGGGCAACGCCGCCCCTCGTTCAAGGCCCATCCCGGCCGCAGCCCGGATAAAAAACGCAAGCCGCCGAAACCAAAATCCGGCAAAGCGAGGGGCAAGGGAAAGAACAAGGGCTCTTCAAATCGGGCTTCGAAATAG
- the rpmG gene encoding 50S ribosomal protein L33: MAKAVTIKVKLVSSADTGFYYVAKKNSRTMTDKLVKKKYDPVARKHVEFKEAKIK; encoded by the coding sequence ATGGCCAAAGCGGTCACCATCAAGGTCAAGCTCGTGTCCTCGGCCGACACCGGCTTCTACTACGTCGCCAAGAAGAATTCGCGCACCATGACCGACAAGCTGGTCAAGAAGAAGTACGATCCGGTCGCGCGCAAGCACGTCGAATTCAAGGAAGCCAAGATCAAGTAA
- a CDS encoding LuxR C-terminal-related transcriptional regulator — translation MLATKARMRPIRLVIADRRPIVLQGFASLFAAERDFAVVASCPDGAGCLKAIRTLAPDLVLVEDGFSDVTAAEMLAVVKAEKIPTRLVFYTASLAHGELAAAIAAGTCCAISMREEPKHLLQSLRLVAPASDRARPGKQEDGALDETGLAALTDQERKIMRLVACGMSNKQIARQLKVSTGTIKARLNQVSTQLEIKSRTEVAAFALSRLYGGIGALAALIYAALEDFRGAKATGFGDALTDSFTVVTADGTSEVITIKINDKKTTPASGKAAKSAFKAVRGETPITETLGRAGKLVQSSPDIVPGTLALQATNAARAALGSYAPFLTTAVGIWICEVLNSVAHAANFANAVLASAPGHDAGEAAALNLSGNADANLGSFDNLAWLHLDIDHQSFAFEGPRSDAIGAHGDAVQIMGVNAGEASVSSNATPHVGSGAVDAPTDHGGLAQAVATDALGNSEHDGTRAAGGDESNAGQPQIGLHDDEDGGPASKQHDKQGSPEAGSNHGQSQGDVQESKDDTALAKGHSEHASSGDESNDAQSQGDLHKSDHGSAAAGQHARDDASPASGGKSGQSERDLHESAAGNPHAASSGHAEAKDQATDRSGPAQKETAPELGDSFHFKNDNAASGTSTSPEMHGGPGPDFVGYGLHTAAHDGPPAVPAFDLVGPSDAAQSALDHARGVQHHLTHDLFV, via the coding sequence ATGTTGGCGACGAAAGCGCGCATGCGCCCCATCCGGCTCGTGATAGCAGATCGCCGCCCGATCGTTCTGCAGGGCTTTGCCTCATTGTTTGCGGCAGAGCGCGATTTCGCGGTGGTCGCTTCGTGTCCCGATGGAGCCGGCTGCCTGAAGGCAATTCGGACGTTGGCGCCGGATCTCGTGCTTGTCGAGGACGGATTTTCAGACGTCACGGCTGCCGAGATGCTCGCCGTCGTCAAGGCCGAGAAGATTCCCACACGGCTGGTGTTCTACACCGCGTCGCTCGCACATGGCGAGCTTGCCGCCGCAATCGCTGCGGGCACTTGCTGTGCGATTTCGATGCGCGAGGAACCCAAACACCTGTTGCAGTCGCTGAGGCTGGTGGCACCCGCCTCCGACCGGGCGAGGCCCGGCAAGCAAGAAGATGGAGCGTTGGACGAAACTGGATTGGCCGCGCTGACGGACCAGGAGCGCAAGATCATGCGCCTGGTTGCTTGCGGCATGTCGAACAAACAGATCGCGCGCCAACTCAAGGTCTCCACAGGCACGATCAAGGCGCGGCTCAATCAAGTATCGACGCAGCTCGAGATCAAGAGCCGGACCGAGGTGGCGGCGTTCGCTCTGTCGCGGCTTTACGGCGGGATCGGTGCGCTCGCAGCTCTGATTTATGCCGCGCTCGAAGACTTCAGGGGCGCCAAGGCAACCGGATTCGGCGATGCGTTGACCGACAGTTTTACGGTGGTGACCGCAGACGGCACCTCCGAGGTCATCACCATCAAGATCAACGACAAGAAGACGACGCCTGCTTCCGGCAAAGCGGCGAAATCCGCGTTCAAAGCCGTCCGCGGGGAAACTCCCATCACCGAGACGCTGGGGCGGGCCGGCAAGCTCGTTCAATCGAGCCCCGATATTGTCCCCGGGACGCTCGCGTTGCAGGCCACTAACGCAGCAAGGGCTGCCTTGGGCAGCTACGCTCCTTTCCTGACGACGGCGGTCGGGATCTGGATCTGCGAGGTGCTGAACAGCGTCGCGCATGCGGCCAATTTTGCTAATGCCGTTCTTGCGTCGGCTCCCGGACACGATGCAGGCGAGGCGGCCGCGCTCAATTTGAGCGGCAACGCCGATGCGAATCTCGGCAGCTTCGACAATCTCGCTTGGCTGCATCTTGACATTGACCATCAATCGTTTGCGTTCGAGGGTCCCCGAAGCGATGCCATCGGCGCACACGGCGATGCCGTTCAGATCATGGGTGTGAATGCGGGCGAAGCCAGCGTCAGCAGCAACGCCACGCCGCATGTCGGATCCGGAGCCGTCGACGCCCCAACCGATCATGGCGGCTTGGCGCAGGCGGTCGCAACCGACGCGTTGGGAAATAGCGAACATGACGGAACGCGGGCGGCCGGAGGAGACGAGTCCAATGCCGGTCAGCCGCAAATTGGTTTGCACGACGACGAGGACGGCGGCCCAGCCTCCAAGCAGCACGACAAGCAAGGCTCACCGGAGGCCGGTTCCAATCACGGGCAATCGCAGGGTGATGTGCAGGAGTCGAAAGACGACACCGCGCTCGCCAAGGGGCACTCCGAGCACGCATCGTCGGGTGACGAGTCCAATGATGCGCAGTCGCAGGGCGATTTACACAAGTCCGATCACGGTTCGGCCGCTGCCGGTCAGCATGCCCGGGATGACGCGAGCCCGGCCAGCGGTGGCAAGTCCGGCCAGTCCGAGAGAGACTTGCACGAGTCCGCGGCAGGAAATCCGCATGCGGCCTCTAGCGGGCACGCTGAAGCCAAGGACCAAGCGACCGATCGCTCGGGTCCAGCACAAAAGGAAACTGCCCCAGAGCTCGGAGATTCATTTCATTTCAAGAATGATAATGCGGCTTCCGGAACTTCAACATCGCCTGAGATGCATGGTGGCCCCGGACCGGATTTCGTTGGCTACGGTCTGCACACAGCCGCACATGACGGACCGCCGGCAGTCCCGGCTTTCGACCTGGTTGGCCCTTCAGATGCGGCGCAAAGCGCCCTTGATCACGCAAGAGGCGTCCAGCATCACCTCACGCACGATTTGTTTGTATAG
- a CDS encoding LLM class flavin-dependent oxidoreductase, with amino-acid sequence MAQRQLKLGAFMRPISIHTGAWRYPGAWPDANFNFAHIKTLIQKLEAGKFDAFFMADHLAVLNMPINALKRSHTVTSFEPFTLLSALSAVTERIGLIATGSTTFDEPYHVARRFASLDHISGGRAGWNIVTTSNPDAALNFGLDDHMEHAERYKRAREFYDVVTGLWDSFADDAFVRDVESGLFFDPAKMHVLDHVGKYLKVRGPLNIARPVQGWPVIVQAGASEDGKQLAAETAEAVFTGGGSLADGQKLYADIKGRMEKIGRDPEHLKILPGAFVVVGDSVDEAREKRALLDSRVHYDSAIASLSVILGTDASGFDPDGQLPDIPETNASKSGRQRLVDLARRDKLTVRQLAQRVGGYGGLSFVGTAKTIADQMEEWLVGRGSDGFNIMFPFLPQGLDDFVDKVVPELQRRGIFRKEYEGATLRENLGLPRPKNRFFEA; translated from the coding sequence ATGGCACAACGGCAACTCAAGCTCGGCGCGTTCATGCGCCCGATCAGCATCCACACCGGCGCCTGGCGCTATCCCGGGGCCTGGCCCGACGCCAATTTCAACTTCGCCCACATCAAGACGCTGATCCAAAAGCTCGAGGCCGGCAAGTTCGACGCCTTCTTCATGGCCGATCACCTTGCCGTGCTGAACATGCCGATCAACGCGCTCAAGCGCAGCCACACCGTGACGTCGTTCGAGCCGTTCACGCTGCTGTCGGCGCTCTCGGCCGTCACCGAGCGCATCGGCCTGATCGCGACCGGCTCGACCACGTTCGACGAGCCCTATCACGTCGCCCGCCGCTTTGCCTCGCTCGACCACATCAGCGGCGGCCGCGCCGGCTGGAACATTGTCACCACCTCGAACCCGGACGCGGCGCTGAATTTCGGCCTCGACGACCACATGGAGCACGCCGAGCGCTACAAGCGCGCCCGCGAGTTCTACGACGTCGTTACCGGCCTGTGGGATTCCTTCGCCGACGACGCCTTCGTGCGCGATGTCGAGAGCGGGTTGTTCTTCGATCCCGCCAAGATGCACGTGCTCGACCATGTCGGCAAATATCTGAAGGTGCGTGGTCCCCTCAACATCGCCCGCCCCGTGCAGGGCTGGCCCGTGATCGTGCAGGCCGGCGCCTCGGAAGACGGCAAGCAGCTTGCGGCCGAGACGGCGGAGGCCGTCTTCACCGGCGGCGGCAGCCTCGCCGACGGCCAGAAGCTCTATGCCGACATCAAGGGCCGCATGGAAAAGATCGGCCGCGACCCCGAGCATCTGAAGATCCTGCCCGGCGCTTTCGTCGTGGTCGGCGACAGCGTCGACGAGGCCAGGGAGAAACGGGCGCTGCTCGACAGCCGCGTGCACTATGACAGCGCCATCGCCTCGCTCTCGGTCATCCTCGGCACCGATGCCTCCGGCTTCGACCCTGACGGACAATTGCCTGATATCCCGGAGACCAATGCCAGCAAGAGCGGCCGTCAGCGCTTGGTCGATCTTGCGAGGCGCGACAAGCTCACGGTGCGCCAGCTCGCCCAGCGCGTCGGCGGCTATGGCGGACTGTCCTTCGTCGGCACGGCCAAGACGATCGCCGACCAGATGGAGGAATGGCTGGTCGGGCGCGGCTCCGACGGTTTCAACATCATGTTCCCGTTCCTGCCCCAAGGCCTCGACGATTTCGTCGACAAGGTCGTCCCGGAGCTGCAGCGGCGCGGGATTTTCCGGAAAGAGTATGAAGGGGCCACTTTGAGGGAGAATCTGGGGCTTCCACGGCCGAAAAACCGGTTCTTCGAGGCCTGA
- a CDS encoding DUF983 domain-containing protein: MVTMSTVPKIWTRETGLVEKRDLFAAMKRGFRGRCPRCGEGKLFRAFLKTADNCSVCDLDFTPHRADDLPAYLVIVIVGHIVVPTILWIETNYTTPVWLSFVAYLPFTFFASLGLLQPVKGAVVGLQWALRMHGFDDNPPDGIPPV, from the coding sequence ATGGTGACGATGAGCACAGTTCCGAAGATCTGGACGCGCGAGACCGGCCTCGTCGAGAAGCGCGATCTCTTTGCCGCGATGAAACGCGGTTTCCGCGGCCGCTGCCCGCGCTGCGGCGAGGGAAAGCTGTTTCGCGCCTTCCTGAAGACCGCGGACAATTGCTCGGTCTGCGACCTCGACTTCACGCCGCATCGCGCCGACGACCTGCCCGCCTATCTCGTCATCGTCATCGTCGGCCATATCGTCGTGCCCACGATCCTCTGGATCGAGACCAATTACACGACGCCGGTCTGGCTCAGCTTCGTGGCCTATCTGCCCTTCACCTTCTTCGCCTCGCTCGGGCTGTTGCAGCCGGTGAAGGGAGCTGTGGTCGGCTTGCAATGGGCTCTGCGCATGCACGGGTTTGACGACAACCCGCCGGATGGTATTCCGCCTGTGTAA
- a CDS encoding IS110 family transposase, producing MKLYVGLDVGLEETSLCIVDSEGLTVREVKVSTEPEAIRSAVENYADRLDRVGVEASSLGIWLYRELQPAGLPIIVVEARHMRVSLSTMRNKTDRNDARGIAQMMRLGWYRAVHVKNIDMQKMRTLLTNRKLLKRKLIDLENHVRGALRAYGLLVGTVARGAYEARIRELIEHCDPVFVMSIQVMLDVRRALLEGYDRLHRVLLQVVQHDPVCRRLMTVPGVGPVVALSFKVGVDDPHRFTRSRTVGAHFGLTPKRHQSGTSIDFEGHISKQGDISVREALCEAAASLLLRVRKWSALRAWGLRIAKRSSMLCAIAAVARKLACILHRMWINETDFNVGFGAKITQRLRLKPAQ from the coding sequence ATGAAACTCTATGTTGGATTGGACGTCGGTCTTGAAGAAACCAGCCTTTGCATCGTCGACAGCGAGGGCCTCACGGTCCGCGAAGTTAAGGTCAGCACCGAGCCAGAGGCGATCCGCTCCGCTGTGGAGAACTACGCGGATCGCCTCGATAGAGTGGGAGTCGAGGCGTCATCGCTTGGTATCTGGCTGTATCGCGAATTGCAGCCAGCCGGGCTTCCAATCATCGTCGTGGAGGCACGCCACATGCGCGTTTCGCTGTCGACGATGCGCAACAAGACGGACCGAAACGATGCACGCGGCATCGCGCAGATGATGCGGTTGGGCTGGTACCGTGCCGTCCATGTCAAGAATATCGACATGCAAAAAATGCGCACGTTGTTGACGAACCGGAAGCTGCTCAAGCGCAAATTGATCGACCTCGAGAACCACGTTCGGGGGGCACTGCGGGCCTATGGATTGCTGGTCGGAACGGTTGCCCGAGGTGCCTACGAAGCTCGCATCCGCGAACTGATCGAGCATTGCGACCCGGTTTTTGTGATGTCTATCCAGGTCATGTTGGACGTGCGCCGCGCTCTCCTCGAGGGCTACGATCGGCTACATCGCGTGCTCCTGCAGGTGGTCCAGCATGATCCTGTTTGCCGGCGCCTGATGACAGTTCCGGGTGTCGGTCCGGTCGTTGCCTTGTCGTTCAAAGTTGGCGTTGATGATCCTCATCGCTTTACCCGATCACGCACCGTGGGCGCCCATTTTGGGCTGACGCCGAAGCGTCACCAGTCTGGGACGTCGATCGATTTTGAAGGTCATATCAGCAAACAGGGCGATATCTCGGTGCGGGAGGCGCTATGCGAAGCAGCTGCAAGTCTGCTGCTGCGAGTCAGGAAATGGTCGGCGTTGCGAGCGTGGGGCCTGCGGATCGCCAAGCGTTCGAGCATGCTGTGTGCGATTGCCGCGGTCGCACGAAAGCTCGCATGCATTCTGCACCGGATGTGGATCAACGAAACCGATTTCAACGTCGGATTCGGCGCCAAGATCACGCAGCGGCTGCGCCTAAAACCGGCGCAATAG
- a CDS encoding TetR/AcrR family transcriptional regulator: MAPPPAPQTMKERILQTADKLFYLQGIRAIGVDTIAAEVGISKRTLYNHFPSKDALIAAYLERRFVHARPSDKPPAEQILATFDSLERRFAAKDFRGCPFVNAVAELGPADRAVKKIAIAFKESRRLWFRERLTELGVTEADALATQLVLLVDGSIAQDLVRDDPAMARAAKEAAKVLLRNAGVDVGGDARKPAPVKGKRSPQ; this comes from the coding sequence ATGGCTCCCCCGCCCGCCCCACAGACGATGAAAGAACGGATCCTTCAGACCGCCGACAAGCTGTTCTATCTGCAAGGCATTCGTGCCATCGGCGTCGACACCATCGCGGCCGAGGTCGGGATCAGCAAGCGCACGCTCTACAACCACTTCCCTTCCAAGGACGCGCTGATCGCAGCCTATCTCGAGCGCCGCTTCGTCCACGCCCGCCCCTCCGACAAGCCGCCGGCCGAACAGATTCTCGCGACCTTCGATTCGCTGGAGCGGCGCTTTGCGGCGAAGGATTTTCGCGGCTGCCCGTTCGTGAATGCGGTGGCGGAGCTCGGCCCTGCCGACCGCGCCGTGAAGAAGATCGCCATTGCCTTCAAAGAAAGCCGCCGCCTCTGGTTTCGCGAGCGGCTGACCGAACTCGGCGTTACGGAGGCCGATGCGCTCGCCACCCAACTCGTGCTGCTGGTCGACGGCTCGATTGCCCAGGACTTGGTGCGTGACGATCCCGCGATGGCACGCGCCGCGAAGGAAGCCGCGAAGGTGCTGTTGCGGAATGCGGGCGTGGATGTGGGTGGTGATGCGAGGAAGCCAGCGCCCGTGAAGGGCAAGCGCTCACCCCAATGA
- a CDS encoding MFS transporter, whose protein sequence is MPLLQVLRPTLPILIGASIMLTLSMGLRQSLGIFMQPLTHDIHLSVSDFTLALAVQNLAWGFLQPLAGALTVRFGFRPIMIAGALMYIAGLALMATAGGLVSIMIGAGVLIGTSLACTAAAIAMSVAARAVPATVRSTVLGIVSGAGSLGALLSAPIGQMLNEGFGWRIGLAGFVIMSVLMIPAAWYAGRVDAIPLPKPAADDIGDATAASVTRAAFGNASFVVMTCAYLVCGMQLVFLTTHLPSYLAICGLDPMLSAQTLGMIGGFNVLGSLFFGWAGQRWNKLALLGAIYILRSLALAWYFTLPATPFSTLLFGAIMGFLWMGVGPLVAGAVAEMFGLRWQAMIQGLAFMSHQIGSFLGAYGGGLIYDALGSYTMAWRIGVALGLAGGIIQVAFALIRPSQPPAPVLRTA, encoded by the coding sequence ATGCCCCTGTTGCAGGTCCTGCGTCCGACATTGCCGATCCTGATCGGCGCCTCGATCATGCTGACGCTGAGCATGGGACTGCGGCAGTCGCTCGGTATCTTCATGCAGCCGTTGACGCACGACATCCACCTGTCGGTCTCGGACTTCACGCTGGCGCTGGCCGTGCAGAACCTCGCCTGGGGCTTCCTCCAGCCGCTCGCGGGCGCGCTGACGGTGCGCTTCGGCTTCCGTCCCATCATGATCGCGGGCGCGCTGATGTACATCGCGGGTCTTGCCTTGATGGCGACCGCGGGTGGGCTCGTCAGCATCATGATCGGCGCCGGCGTGTTGATCGGCACCTCGCTCGCCTGCACCGCGGCTGCGATCGCGATGTCGGTGGCGGCGCGCGCGGTGCCTGCGACGGTGCGCTCGACCGTGCTCGGCATCGTCTCCGGCGCAGGCTCGCTCGGCGCGCTGCTGTCGGCACCGATCGGGCAGATGCTCAACGAGGGGTTTGGCTGGCGGATCGGGCTCGCCGGTTTCGTGATCATGTCGGTGCTGATGATCCCCGCCGCATGGTACGCGGGCCGCGTCGACGCCATTCCGCTGCCGAAACCGGCCGCCGACGACATCGGCGATGCCACGGCTGCCTCCGTGACCAGGGCGGCGTTCGGCAATGCTTCCTTCGTGGTGATGACCTGCGCCTATCTCGTCTGCGGCATGCAACTCGTCTTCCTCACGACGCATCTGCCGTCGTATCTGGCGATCTGCGGCCTCGATCCGATGCTGAGCGCGCAGACGCTCGGCATGATCGGCGGCTTCAACGTGCTCGGTTCGCTGTTCTTCGGCTGGGCCGGCCAGCGCTGGAACAAGCTCGCGCTGCTGGGCGCCATCTACATCCTGCGCTCGCTCGCGCTGGCCTGGTACTTCACGCTGCCCGCGACGCCGTTCTCGACGCTGCTGTTCGGCGCCATCATGGGCTTCCTCTGGATGGGCGTCGGCCCGCTGGTCGCGGGCGCCGTCGCGGAGATGTTCGGCCTGCGCTGGCAGGCCATGATCCAGGGCCTCGCCTTCATGAGCCATCAGATCGGCAGCTTCCTCGGCGCCTACGGCGGAGGCCTGATCTACGACGCACTCGGCTCCTACACCATGGCCTGGCGCATCGGCGTGGCGCTCGGTCTTGCCGGCGGCATCATCCAGGTCGCGTTCGCGCTGATCCGCCCCTCGCAGCCGCCGGCACCGGTGCTGCGGACAGCATAG
- a CDS encoding NUDIX hydrolase → MTDIAQAEEKAKVHEGKEADHHPYFRPKDAATLILVDRSSTVPKVLVGKRHDKVVFMPGKFVFPGGRVDKDDHRVPVAAPITAELEANLAKGSPKTPASRAKSLAIAAIREACEETGLCLGRKAEGKARLEGPWQPFADAGLLPDPSSLFLIARAITPPGRVKRFDTRFFTADASAITHRVEGVIHADAELVELVWVELGSKPLADLHPMTRNVLNELDARLATGPLRHDAPVPFFHFYGGKMQKDILG, encoded by the coding sequence ATGACGGATATTGCGCAAGCCGAGGAGAAGGCCAAGGTCCACGAGGGGAAGGAGGCCGACCACCATCCCTATTTCCGTCCGAAGGATGCGGCCACGCTGATCCTGGTCGATCGCAGCAGCACTGTGCCGAAGGTGCTTGTCGGCAAGCGCCACGACAAGGTGGTGTTCATGCCCGGCAAGTTCGTCTTCCCGGGCGGCCGCGTCGACAAGGACGATCATCGCGTGCCGGTCGCAGCACCGATCACCGCGGAGCTGGAAGCCAATCTCGCCAAGGGCAGCCCGAAGACGCCGGCCTCACGCGCCAAGTCGTTGGCCATTGCCGCGATCCGCGAAGCCTGTGAGGAGACCGGCCTCTGCCTCGGACGCAAGGCCGAGGGCAAGGCCAGGCTCGAAGGTCCGTGGCAACCTTTCGCGGACGCGGGCCTCTTGCCCGATCCCTCCAGCCTGTTCCTGATCGCGCGTGCGATCACCCCGCCCGGCCGCGTCAAGCGCTTCGACACGCGCTTCTTCACGGCGGATGCGTCCGCGATCACCCATCGCGTCGAGGGCGTGATTCACGCCGATGCCGAGCTGGTCGAGCTGGTCTGGGTCGAGCTTGGCTCCAAGCCCCTCGCCGATCTGCATCCGATGACGCGCAACGTGCTCAACGAGCTCGACGCGCGCCTTGCCACCGGTCCCTTGCGCCATGACGCGCCGGTGCCGTTCTTCCATTTCTACGGCGGCAAGATGCAGAAGGACATTTTGGGCTAG